In Vanacampus margaritifer isolate UIUO_Vmar chromosome 9, RoL_Vmar_1.0, whole genome shotgun sequence, the following proteins share a genomic window:
- the LOC144057353 gene encoding eomesodermin-like isoform X1 — translation MLSVEKTDSFPPKESVEVRSKPPLSGGKEPAYDAKHQYGMERYDSQPTAPKPTTDATAPFSFIPYSPSSNIYASSSTGRYSTSLHLGPVGFCPATGPRSCFSPGYQIEQSPGCLYTTYSGSGPGLSSIAIHGNGPTTRTHVYLCNRPLWLKFHRHQTEMIITKQGRRMFPFLSFNIAGLSLTAHYNVFVEVAQADPNHWRFQGGKWVTCGKADNSSQGNKVYIHPGSPNTGAHWMRQEISFSKLKLTNNKGTNHSISQMAAMTLFGQDRVGVSSRRREVELEC, via the exons ATGCTCAGTGTTGAGAAGACTGACTCCTTTCCCCCAAAAGAGTCTGTGGAAGTGAGGAGCAAACCTCCGCTTTCAGGAGGCAAAGAGCCGGCCTATGACGCAAAACACCAGTACGGCATGGAACGCTACGACAGTCAACCCACGGCGCCGAAACCCACCACAGACGCAACTGCGCCCTTCTCCTTCATCCCCTACAGCCCCAGCAGCAACATCTATGCCTCGTCCAGCACAGGCAGGTACTCGACATCTCTTCACTTGGGTCCCGTGGGATTCTGCCCGGCCACGGGCCCACGCAGTTGCTTTAGCCCGGGCTATCAGATCGAACAGAGCCCCGGCTGTCTATACACGACGTATAGCGGCTCAGGCCCGGGTCTCAGCAGCATCGCCATCCACGGGAACGGGCCGACCACAAGGACCCACGTCTATCTGTGCAACCGGCCTCTGTGGCTAAAGTTCCACCGACATCAGACCGAAATGATCATCACCAAGCAGGGCAG GCGAATGTTCCCGTTTCTGAGTTTTAACATTGCAGGTCTAAGCCTGACTGCACACTATAACGTATTTGTGGAGGTGGCACAGGCAGATCCAAATCACTGGAGATTTCAAGGTGGCAAGTGGGTCACCTGTGGGAAAGCAGACAACAGCAGCCAAG GGAACAAAGTGTATATCCACCCGGGATCTCCAAACACAGGGGCCCACTGGATGAGACAAGAAATCTCCTTCAGCAAACTGAAACTCACCAACAACAAAGGAACAAATCACAGCATATCACAG atggcagcgatgactctctttggacaagatcgggtaggcgtcagtagtagaagacgtgaggtggagctagagtgttga
- the LOC144057353 gene encoding eomesodermin-like isoform X2 yields MLSVEKTDSFPPKESVEVRSKPPLSGGKEPAYDAKHQYGMERYDSQPTAPKPTTDATAPFSFIPYSPSSNIYASSSTGRYSTSLHLGPVGFCPATGPRSCFSPGYQIEQSPGCLYTTYSGSGPGLSSIAIHGNGPTTRTHVYLCNRPLWLKFHRHQTEMIITKQGRRMFPFLSFNIAGLSLTAHYNVFVEVAQADPNHWRFQGGKWVTCGKADNSSQGNKVYIHPGSPNTGAHWMRQEISFSKLKLTNNKGTNHSISQDLDNSTRSRES; encoded by the exons ATGCTCAGTGTTGAGAAGACTGACTCCTTTCCCCCAAAAGAGTCTGTGGAAGTGAGGAGCAAACCTCCGCTTTCAGGAGGCAAAGAGCCGGCCTATGACGCAAAACACCAGTACGGCATGGAACGCTACGACAGTCAACCCACGGCGCCGAAACCCACCACAGACGCAACTGCGCCCTTCTCCTTCATCCCCTACAGCCCCAGCAGCAACATCTATGCCTCGTCCAGCACAGGCAGGTACTCGACATCTCTTCACTTGGGTCCCGTGGGATTCTGCCCGGCCACGGGCCCACGCAGTTGCTTTAGCCCGGGCTATCAGATCGAACAGAGCCCCGGCTGTCTATACACGACGTATAGCGGCTCAGGCCCGGGTCTCAGCAGCATCGCCATCCACGGGAACGGGCCGACCACAAGGACCCACGTCTATCTGTGCAACCGGCCTCTGTGGCTAAAGTTCCACCGACATCAGACCGAAATGATCATCACCAAGCAGGGCAG GCGAATGTTCCCGTTTCTGAGTTTTAACATTGCAGGTCTAAGCCTGACTGCACACTATAACGTATTTGTGGAGGTGGCACAGGCAGATCCAAATCACTGGAGATTTCAAGGTGGCAAGTGGGTCACCTGTGGGAAAGCAGACAACAGCAGCCAAG GGAACAAAGTGTATATCCACCCGGGATCTCCAAACACAGGGGCCCACTGGATGAGACAAGAAATCTCCTTCAGCAAACTGAAACTCACCAACAACAAAGGAACAAATCACAGCATATCACAG gacctggacaactccacaagatccagggaatcatga
- the LOC144057623 gene encoding E3 SUMO-protein ligase ZBED1-like has translation MLQRMYNLREAVGAALAGLHTDITPLTSHQLRLISESLQVVSPFNDAAVELSEERRVSGSKVIPLLAMLHPTLEDDMGTIQMEESKAMAEGLKKQLRDKLYNLQAMSIMSLATLLDPRFKKIGFFSPNKAQEAERRLTAECATVIRHRASSSSSSSNPSSSSTQPDTSEASQPVEKGDKLWRRLDHTVMQRRTQSETADATVEVHTWGNPT, from the exons ATGCTGCAACGCATGTACAACCTCAGGGAAGCCGTAGGAGCAGCCCTGGCAGGCCTACACACTGACATTACCCCACTCACATCCCACCAGTTGAGGCTCATTTCTGAGAGTCTGCAGGTGGTGTCCCCATTTAATGATGCCGCCGTAGAGCTCTCAGAGGAGAGGAGAGTGTCTGGGTCCAAGGTCATACCACTTTTGGCCATGCTGCACCCCACCTTGGAGGATGACATGGGAACCATACAAATGGAGGAGAGCAAAGCAATGGCTGAGGGTCTTAAAAAACAACTGAGGGACAAGCTCTACAACCTCCAAGCCATGAGTATCATGTCACTGGCAACACTGCTGGATCCCAG GTTCAAGAAGATAGGCTTCTTTAGCCCCAATAAAGCACAAGAGGCTGAGAGGAGGCTCACAGCTGAATGTGCGACAGTGATCCGGCACAgggcatcttcctcctcctcctcctccaacccatcatcttcatcaacacAACCGGACACATCAGAAGCCTCCCAGCCTGTGGAGAAAG gTGACAAACTGTGGCGGCGATTGGACCACACAGTCATGCAGAGGAGGACCCAGAGTGAGACCGCAGATGCGACTGTGGAGGTCCACACTTGGGGAAACCCAACATAA